The Streptomyces sp. NBC_00344 genome includes a window with the following:
- a CDS encoding carbohydrate ABC transporter permease, with protein sequence MTVVDSSPDTRQAGPVATGSRSGVRRAQRFGLYALLVLVAVIAGGPLYWLISSALKTNPQIYSYPPHWIPTDLRWSNFSDAWSAAPFGRFFLNSLIVSAVGTAIELVAALLCAYAFVFLPFPGKKVLFLFLLGAMMVPGHVTLLPNFLTIAQLGWVNSYAGLIAPGLGSVFGTFLLRQHMLTLPQEITDAAKVDGAGHLRILFRVVLPMSRPMVITVALVVMVGKWNDFIWPLIVTSSADMRTLPIGLLFLKNTETFANWGAILAGAVMVVVPVLVVFFLAQRYIIAGLTQGAGK encoded by the coding sequence GTGACAGTCGTCGACTCCTCGCCGGACACCCGCCAGGCCGGCCCGGTCGCCACGGGCAGCCGCTCCGGTGTCCGCCGTGCCCAGCGCTTCGGCCTGTACGCGCTGCTCGTCCTGGTCGCCGTCATCGCGGGTGGCCCGCTGTACTGGCTCATCTCCTCGGCGCTGAAGACCAACCCGCAGATTTACAGTTACCCCCCACACTGGATCCCCACGGACCTGCGGTGGTCCAACTTCTCCGACGCCTGGAGCGCCGCGCCGTTCGGTCGGTTCTTCCTCAACTCCCTGATCGTGTCCGCGGTCGGCACCGCGATCGAGTTGGTCGCCGCGCTGCTGTGTGCCTACGCATTCGTGTTCCTGCCGTTCCCCGGCAAGAAGGTGCTCTTCCTGTTCCTGCTGGGCGCGATGATGGTGCCCGGCCATGTCACCCTGCTGCCGAACTTTCTGACCATCGCTCAGCTCGGTTGGGTCAACTCCTATGCGGGCCTGATAGCACCGGGCCTCGGCTCGGTGTTCGGTACCTTCCTGCTGCGCCAGCACATGCTGACGCTGCCCCAGGAGATCACGGACGCGGCGAAGGTCGACGGGGCGGGGCACCTGCGCATCCTTTTCCGGGTGGTGCTGCCGATGTCGCGCCCGATGGTGATCACGGTGGCCCTGGTCGTCATGGTCGGCAAGTGGAACGACTTCATCTGGCCGCTGATCGTCACCAGCAGCGCGGACATGCGGACCCTCCCCATCGGTCTGCTCTTCCTCAAGAACACCGAGACCTTCGCCAACTGGGGAGCGATCCTGGCCGGTGCCGTCATGGTGGTCGTGCCGGTCCTCGTCGTGTTCTTCCTCGCCCAGCGCTACATCATCGCCGGGCTGACCCAGGGAGCCGGAAAATGA
- a CDS encoding carbohydrate ABC transporter permease, which produces MTTDVKQDGRAAPPSPATAGEAEPRTRARRRRGEYLLFAAFAAPNFFFLLVFAYWPVIYNAYLSLTDWDMVSSSWHMIGLNNYTSLFADPDFRGSLWTTVLFVVGIVGGGLVLGLATALLLNQRLRGRDVVRTLAFAPYVLSGAAVGTLWLFLFDPNYGLIRPLLAPLGMAAPAMMTDSKWALFGLVLVYLWKNTGFVAVIYLAGLQSLPRDVFEAAALDGAGSWTRLRRIILPLLSPVTFFLLVTCTISTFQAFDVIAMMTSGGPGTSTSILSWFIYDQGFRTFDAGRASAAAMIMFVVLLLITGAQARFLQRKVHYQ; this is translated from the coding sequence TTGACGACCGACGTGAAGCAGGACGGCAGAGCCGCCCCGCCGAGTCCGGCGACCGCCGGCGAGGCGGAGCCCAGGACCCGCGCACGGCGCCGGCGGGGCGAGTACCTGCTGTTCGCCGCCTTCGCCGCCCCGAACTTCTTCTTCCTGCTGGTTTTCGCCTACTGGCCGGTGATCTACAACGCCTATCTGAGCCTCACCGACTGGGACATGGTCTCGTCGTCGTGGCACATGATCGGCCTGAACAACTACACGTCGCTGTTCGCCGACCCCGACTTCCGCGGCAGCTTGTGGACGACCGTGCTGTTCGTCGTCGGGATCGTCGGGGGCGGACTGGTGCTCGGTCTCGCCACCGCCCTGCTGCTCAACCAGCGGCTGCGCGGGCGGGACGTCGTACGGACGCTGGCCTTCGCCCCGTACGTGCTCTCCGGAGCCGCGGTCGGCACCCTGTGGCTGTTCCTCTTCGACCCCAACTACGGACTGATACGCCCGCTGCTCGCTCCCCTGGGCATGGCCGCGCCGGCGATGATGACCGACTCCAAGTGGGCGCTGTTCGGTCTCGTCCTGGTCTACCTCTGGAAGAACACCGGTTTCGTCGCCGTGATCTACCTCGCCGGTCTGCAGAGCTTGCCCAGGGACGTGTTCGAGGCCGCGGCGCTGGACGGCGCGGGATCGTGGACGCGGCTGCGCCGCATCATCCTGCCGCTGCTCTCGCCCGTCACCTTCTTCCTGCTGGTGACCTGCACCATCAGCACCTTCCAGGCGTTCGATGTGATCGCGATGATGACCAGCGGCGGCCCCGGCACCTCCACCTCGATCCTCAGCTGGTTCATCTACGACCAGGGCTTCCGCACCTTCGACGCGGGCCGCGCCTCGGCCGCCGCGATGATCATGTTCGTGGTGCTGCTGCTGATCACCGGGGCCCAGGCGCGCTTCCTCCAGCGAAAGGTGCACTACCAGTGA
- a CDS encoding cytochrome P450 — protein MPPTTPHPQTPHTSHTPPGVPVVDITATGPGHTPIQQVIGLMREHGPVLVRRLHGWDALFVGDLDLVTDLADETRFAKHVGPALENVREFTDDGLFTAYNDEPNWAKAHDILMPAFALGSMRTYHPVMLQVARRLVTSWDRDARAGRPVNVPDDMTRMTLDTIGLAGFGYDFGSFQRDEPHPFVESMVRCLEWSMTRLARTPGRDHSAADAAFRTDAAYLAQVVDDVIASRTGTGLTGTDDLLGLMLTAAHPADGTTLDTANIRNQVITFLIAGHETTSGAMSFALYYLAKHPAALQLVQREVDELWGDRADPEPTYDEIGRLTYTRQVLNEALRLWPTAAAFSRHALQDTLLGGRIPLRAGQAVTVLAPMLHRQPVWGDNPELFDPSRFTPEAEATRPVHAFKPFGTGERACIGRQFALHEATMLLAMLVHRYRLHDHADYALTVKETLTLKPEGFTLTLTPRTPVDRVHAPLPGAARLNTPQETGTDSLPARVRPGTGALFLHGSNYGTCREFAARLADEAAAIGCETQVAPLDAYVGGLPTDRTVIITAASYNGRPTDDATAFAAWLEGTPDATDVTYAVLGVGDRNWAATYQHVPTRIDERLAELGGTRLTDRVAADASGDLSGAVRDFTARLRTALLETYGDPDATVQDPEPATAYEVRTLTDGPLDALAARHGLVPMTVTEAYDLTASGHPRRKRFLRIALPAGVTYRTADHLTVLPVNDPALVARAAAALGTDPDTVLDIRATRPRHDGLAVDRPLTIRQLLSHHVELQERPTAAQLAALAAANPCPPERAALSALVSDDPRTLVEVIEDHPALRGALDWPRLIDLLTPLRPRHYSISSSPTVEPGHADLMVSLLQAPARSGNGIYRGTGSGHLATLQPGDTVLARVQPCREAFRVDGSVPLVLVAAGTGLAPFRGAIADRTAALAEGTELPPALCYFGCDAPDADFLHAEELRAAEAAGAVSLRPAFSAAPEGEVAFVQHRIATEAGEVWRLLESGARVYVCGDGARMAPGVRDAFRTLYRKHTPDADEAAAERWLDGLVRAGRYVEDVYAAN, from the coding sequence ATGCCCCCCACCACGCCACACCCGCAGACTCCTCACACCTCCCACACCCCTCCCGGCGTCCCCGTGGTCGACATCACCGCCACCGGACCGGGACACACCCCGATCCAGCAGGTCATAGGCCTGATGCGGGAGCACGGGCCGGTGCTCGTGCGGCGGCTGCACGGGTGGGACGCGCTGTTCGTCGGCGACCTGGACCTGGTGACGGACCTGGCCGACGAGACGCGCTTCGCCAAGCACGTCGGCCCTGCCCTGGAAAACGTCCGCGAGTTCACCGACGACGGTCTGTTCACGGCGTACAACGACGAGCCCAACTGGGCCAAGGCACACGACATCCTCATGCCCGCCTTCGCGCTCGGCTCGATGCGCACCTACCATCCCGTCATGCTGCAGGTGGCCCGCCGGCTCGTCACGTCCTGGGACCGCGACGCCCGCGCCGGACGGCCGGTGAACGTGCCCGACGACATGACCCGGATGACCCTCGACACCATCGGGCTGGCCGGATTCGGCTACGACTTCGGCTCCTTCCAGCGGGACGAGCCCCATCCCTTCGTCGAGTCGATGGTCCGCTGCCTGGAGTGGAGCATGACCCGGCTCGCTCGCACCCCGGGCCGGGACCATTCGGCGGCCGACGCGGCCTTCCGTACGGACGCCGCCTATCTCGCCCAGGTCGTCGATGACGTCATCGCCTCCCGGACCGGCACCGGCCTGACCGGGACGGACGACCTGCTCGGCCTCATGCTCACCGCCGCCCACCCGGCCGATGGCACCACGCTCGACACCGCCAACATCCGCAACCAGGTCATCACCTTCCTGATCGCGGGCCATGAGACCACCTCTGGCGCGATGTCCTTCGCCCTGTACTACCTCGCCAAACACCCGGCCGCGCTCCAGCTCGTCCAGCGCGAGGTGGACGAGCTGTGGGGCGACCGGGCCGACCCCGAACCGACCTACGACGAGATCGGCCGTCTGACGTACACCCGGCAGGTTCTCAACGAGGCGCTCAGGCTGTGGCCCACTGCCGCCGCTTTCAGCCGGCACGCCCTGCAGGACACGCTGCTCGGTGGCCGCATCCCGCTACGCGCCGGACAGGCCGTCACCGTGCTCGCGCCGATGCTGCACCGGCAACCGGTCTGGGGCGACAACCCCGAGCTGTTCGACCCCTCCCGCTTTACGCCGGAGGCGGAGGCGACCCGCCCGGTGCACGCCTTCAAGCCCTTTGGTACAGGCGAACGCGCATGTATCGGACGACAGTTCGCGCTGCACGAGGCGACCATGCTGCTGGCGATGCTCGTCCACCGCTACCGGCTGCACGACCACGCCGACTACGCGCTCACGGTGAAGGAGACCCTCACCCTCAAGCCCGAGGGCTTCACCCTCACCCTCACCCCGCGTACACCCGTCGACCGCGTCCATGCGCCGCTCCCCGGAGCCGCCCGCCTCAACACTCCTCAGGAGACCGGCACCGATAGCCTGCCCGCCCGCGTCCGTCCCGGCACCGGCGCTCTCTTCCTGCACGGCAGCAACTACGGCACCTGCCGCGAGTTCGCCGCCCGGCTCGCCGACGAGGCCGCCGCGATCGGCTGCGAGACGCAGGTAGCACCCCTGGACGCCTACGTCGGCGGTCTCCCCACCGACCGCACCGTCATCATCACCGCCGCCTCCTACAACGGCCGCCCCACCGACGATGCCACCGCCTTCGCCGCCTGGCTGGAAGGCACCCCGGACGCCACGGATGTCACGTACGCCGTCCTCGGCGTCGGCGACCGCAACTGGGCCGCCACCTACCAGCACGTCCCGACCCGCATCGACGAACGCCTCGCCGAACTCGGCGGCACCCGGCTCACCGACCGAGTCGCCGCCGACGCCTCGGGCGACCTGTCCGGAGCTGTTCGGGACTTCACAGCCAGGCTGCGCACAGCCCTCCTGGAGACCTACGGCGACCCGGACGCCACAGTCCAGGACCCCGAGCCGGCGACCGCTTACGAGGTCCGCACCCTGACCGACGGCCCCCTGGACGCCCTCGCCGCACGGCACGGGCTCGTCCCGATGACGGTCACCGAGGCGTACGACCTCACCGCGTCCGGACACCCGCGCCGCAAGCGGTTCCTCCGCATCGCCCTGCCGGCCGGTGTCACCTACCGCACGGCCGACCACCTCACCGTGCTGCCCGTCAACGACCCGGCCCTCGTCGCACGCGCCGCCGCCGCACTCGGCACCGACCCCGACACCGTCCTGGACATCCGGGCCACCCGCCCGCGCCACGACGGTCTCGCAGTGGACCGACCATTGACGATACGTCAGCTCTTGTCCCACCATGTCGAGTTGCAGGAGCGTCCGACAGCGGCACAGCTGGCCGCCCTCGCCGCCGCCAACCCGTGCCCACCGGAACGGGCGGCCCTTTCGGCCCTGGTCTCCGACGACCCGCGGACCCTCGTCGAGGTGATCGAGGACCACCCCGCCCTGCGCGGCGCCCTCGACTGGCCGCGGCTCATCGACCTGCTCACCCCGCTGCGCCCCCGCCACTACTCCATCTCCTCCTCACCGACCGTCGAGCCGGGCCACGCCGACCTGATGGTCTCCCTGCTCCAGGCCCCGGCCCGCTCGGGCAACGGCATCTACCGGGGGACGGGCTCCGGCCACCTCGCCACGCTCCAGCCGGGCGATACCGTCCTCGCCCGGGTCCAGCCGTGCCGCGAGGCCTTCCGTGTGGACGGCTCCGTGCCTCTCGTCCTGGTCGCGGCCGGCACCGGCCTCGCCCCGTTCCGCGGTGCGATCGCCGACCGCACGGCCGCCCTCGCCGAGGGAACCGAACTTCCGCCGGCCCTGTGCTACTTCGGCTGCGACGCGCCCGACGCCGACTTCCTGCACGCCGAGGAGTTGCGCGCAGCCGAGGCAGCCGGAGCCGTATCGCTCCGTCCGGCATTCAGCGCCGCCCCCGAGGGCGAGGTGGCCTTCGTGCAGCACCGCATCGCCACCGAGGCGGGCGAGGTCTGGCGCCTGCTGGAGTCGGGCGCCCGGGTGTACGTCTGCGGCGACGGGGCGCGGATGGCACCGGGCGTGCGGGACGCGTTCCGCACCCTGTACCGCAAGCACACACCGGACGCCGACGAAGCGGCGGCGGAGCGGTGGCTCGACGGGCTGGTCCGGGCGGGGCGTTATGTCGAGGACGTGTACGCGGCCAACTGA
- a CDS encoding PAS domain S-box protein translates to MERDRQEAVVWRNRALAIFDRISLPVAVCDVHGAVLLANPAMAAECGTAPGRLRGRNVLELFRPQEATQVERIARALRLRHRSRYQVSVRWQADGAERYGELMADPVSDSVEATPMLLVMLRVQGEREAPRQARVRVAPVEAHILALLAGGATTARAARETGLSADGVTYHLRRLSARWQAANRTELVARAYALGVLAAGVWPPAATGAE, encoded by the coding sequence ATGGAACGGGATCGGCAGGAGGCCGTGGTGTGGCGCAACCGCGCCCTCGCGATCTTCGACCGGATCTCGTTGCCGGTCGCCGTCTGCGACGTGCACGGCGCCGTCCTGCTGGCCAATCCGGCGATGGCGGCGGAATGCGGCACGGCACCGGGCCGGCTGCGCGGCAGGAACGTCCTGGAGCTGTTCCGGCCGCAGGAGGCGACACAGGTGGAGCGGATCGCGCGGGCGCTGCGGCTGCGCCACCGGTCGCGGTACCAGGTGTCGGTGCGCTGGCAGGCCGACGGCGCCGAACGGTACGGAGAGCTGATGGCGGACCCGGTCAGCGACAGCGTGGAAGCCACCCCCATGCTGCTGGTGATGCTCCGCGTCCAGGGCGAACGCGAGGCACCCCGGCAGGCACGGGTACGCGTCGCGCCGGTCGAGGCGCACATCCTGGCGCTGCTCGCCGGTGGCGCCACCACCGCCCGCGCCGCCCGGGAGACCGGCCTCAGCGCCGACGGTGTCACCTACCACCTGCGGCGCCTGTCCGCCCGCTGGCAGGCGGCGAACCGCACGGAACTGGTCGCCCGCGCCTACGCGCTCGGGGTCCTGGCCGCCGGGGTGTGGCCGCCGGCGGCCACCGGCGCGGAGTAG
- the arsM gene encoding arsenite methyltransferase, giving the protein MTEQSTDLRETVRQRYAAAAIQVTEGGNACCGPAAIETDDNFGPALYADGERDELPAEAVAASLGCGNPTAVADLHEGERVLDLGSGGGIDVLLSARRVGPTGKAYGLDMTEEMLSLALANQQKAGATNVEFLMGTIEAIPLPANTIDVVISNCVINLSTDKAAVFAETFRVLKPGGRIGVSDVVADDTLTPDLRAERGDHAGCIAGALSFAEYRHGLEAAGFTHIEITPSHPVADGMHSAVIRAAKPQTTDTSATGGVTATCCGVTACCTPAEQSTAATAPPAGAKAAAGCGCGN; this is encoded by the coding sequence ATGACCGAGCAGTCCACCGATCTGCGAGAGACCGTCCGCCAGCGTTACGCCGCAGCCGCCATCCAGGTCACCGAGGGCGGCAACGCCTGCTGCGGCCCGGCCGCGATCGAGACCGACGACAATTTCGGTCCCGCCCTCTACGCGGACGGTGAGCGTGACGAACTGCCCGCCGAGGCCGTCGCCGCCTCGCTCGGCTGCGGGAACCCCACTGCGGTCGCCGACCTCCACGAGGGAGAGCGGGTCCTGGACCTCGGCTCCGGCGGCGGCATCGACGTCCTGCTCTCCGCCCGCCGCGTCGGCCCCACCGGCAAGGCGTACGGCCTCGACATGACCGAGGAAATGCTGTCCCTCGCCCTGGCCAACCAGCAGAAGGCCGGCGCCACCAACGTCGAGTTCCTCATGGGCACCATCGAGGCCATCCCCCTGCCCGCGAACACCATCGATGTCGTGATCTCCAACTGCGTGATCAACCTGTCCACGGACAAAGCGGCCGTGTTCGCCGAGACCTTCCGCGTCCTGAAGCCCGGTGGCCGCATCGGCGTCTCCGACGTCGTCGCCGACGACACCCTCACCCCCGACCTGCGGGCCGAGCGCGGCGACCACGCCGGCTGCATCGCGGGCGCTCTTTCCTTCGCCGAGTACCGGCACGGCCTCGAAGCGGCCGGGTTCACGCACATCGAGATCACTCCGTCCCACCCTGTCGCGGACGGGATGCATTCCGCCGTCATCCGGGCGGCCAAACCGCAGACCACGGACACCAGCGCGACCGGCGGCGTCACGGCCACGTGCTGCGGCGTCACCGCATGCTGCACCCCCGCCGAGCAGTCCACCGCGGCTACAGCGCCGCCCGCCGGAGCGAAGGCCGCGGCCGGCTGCGGCTGCGGAAACTGA
- a CDS encoding ArsR/SmtB family transcription factor, producing MSKQELVVLGQDSADGCCPTLLTAPLDEETAAALAKVFKALGDPVRLRLLSMIASRDGGEICVCDLTPAFDLSQPTISHHLKLLKQAGLIDSERRGTWVYYRQLPDTTDQLAAILTRPGAPAREPAGTAP from the coding sequence ATGTCGAAACAAGAGCTTGTGGTGCTCGGTCAGGACAGTGCCGACGGCTGCTGCCCGACCCTGCTGACCGCCCCGCTGGACGAGGAGACCGCCGCCGCCCTGGCAAAGGTGTTCAAGGCGCTGGGCGACCCCGTGCGGCTGCGGCTGCTGTCGATGATCGCCTCGCGGGACGGCGGGGAGATCTGCGTCTGCGACCTGACTCCGGCCTTCGATCTGTCCCAGCCGACGATCTCCCACCACCTGAAGCTGCTGAAGCAGGCCGGGCTGATCGACTCCGAGCGCCGCGGGACGTGGGTGTACTACCGGCAGCTGCCGGATACGACCGACCAGCTCGCCGCCATCCTGACCCGCCCCGGCGCCCCGGCGCGTGAACCTGCCGGGACCGCCCCGTGA
- the arsB gene encoding ACR3 family arsenite efflux transporter translates to MSRTTATAAGPETARLSFLDRFLAVWILLAMAAGLGLGHLVPGLGGALAKVSVTGVSLPIALGLLTMMYPVLAKVRYDRLDTVTRDRRLLIPSLALNWIVGPALMFALAWLFLPDLPAYRTGLIIVGLARCIAMVIIWNDLACGDREAAAVLVALNSVFQVIAFAALGWFYLNTLPGWLGLEQRALNVSAGEIARSVLIFLGIPLLAGFLTRRLGEKAKGRTWYETELIPRIGPFALYGLLFTIVVLFALQGDAITSKPLGVARIALPLLVYFALMWAGSMTVGRTLGLNYPRATTLAFTAAGNNFELAIAVAIATFGATSGQALAGVVGPLIEVPVLIGLVHVALAARRYFPQPTPTAAPTLSPEGSARA, encoded by the coding sequence GTGAGCCGGACGACTGCCACAGCCGCAGGCCCGGAGACGGCCCGGTTGTCATTTCTGGACCGCTTCCTCGCCGTGTGGATCCTGCTCGCGATGGCCGCCGGACTTGGCCTGGGTCACCTCGTTCCGGGCCTGGGGGGCGCGCTCGCGAAGGTCTCGGTCACCGGCGTCTCGCTGCCGATCGCGCTCGGCCTGCTCACGATGATGTACCCGGTCCTCGCCAAGGTCCGTTACGACCGCCTGGACACCGTCACCCGCGATCGCCGTCTGCTCATCCCGTCACTGGCCCTGAACTGGATCGTCGGCCCGGCCCTGATGTTCGCCCTCGCCTGGCTCTTCCTGCCGGACCTGCCCGCGTACCGCACCGGCCTGATCATCGTCGGCCTCGCCCGCTGCATCGCCATGGTCATCATCTGGAACGACCTGGCCTGCGGCGACCGCGAGGCTGCCGCCGTCCTCGTCGCCCTGAACTCGGTATTCCAGGTGATCGCGTTCGCTGCCCTGGGCTGGTTCTACCTGAACACGCTGCCCGGCTGGCTCGGCCTGGAACAGAGGGCACTCAACGTGTCGGCAGGGGAGATCGCCCGCTCCGTCCTCATCTTCCTCGGCATTCCGCTGCTCGCCGGATTCCTCACCCGACGCCTGGGCGAGAAGGCCAAGGGCCGCACCTGGTACGAGACGGAGCTGATTCCCCGCATCGGCCCGTTCGCCCTGTACGGGCTGCTGTTCACGATCGTCGTGCTCTTCGCCCTCCAGGGCGACGCCATCACCTCAAAGCCTCTGGGCGTGGCCCGGATCGCGCTGCCGCTGCTGGTGTACTTCGCGCTGATGTGGGCTGGGTCCATGACAGTCGGTCGTACGCTCGGACTGAACTACCCGAGGGCCACCACGCTGGCGTTCACCGCGGCGGGCAACAACTTCGAACTCGCCATCGCGGTCGCCATCGCCACCTTCGGCGCCACATCCGGACAAGCACTCGCAGGTGTCGTCGGCCCCCTCATCGAGGTCCCCGTCCTCATCGGCCTCGTCCACGTCGCGCTCGCCGCCCGCCGCTACTTCCCCCAGCCCACGCCGACGGCCGCTCCGACCCTCTCCCCGGAAGGTTCCGCCCGTGCCTGA
- a CDS encoding arsenate reductase ArsC: protein MPELRPSALFVCVHNAGRSQMAAAFLTQLSQGRIEVRSAGSAPADAVNPAAVQAMAEVGIDMSAEVPKVLTAEAVRTSDTVITMGCGDTCPVFPGKTYLDWELDDPAGQGVEAVRQIRDEIERRVRGLLALLLSDHS from the coding sequence GTGCCTGAGCTCAGGCCGTCCGCGCTGTTCGTGTGTGTCCACAACGCGGGCCGCTCGCAGATGGCAGCCGCGTTCCTCACCCAGCTCTCGCAGGGCCGGATCGAGGTCCGCTCCGCCGGCTCCGCGCCGGCCGACGCCGTGAACCCGGCCGCCGTCCAGGCCATGGCGGAGGTGGGCATCGACATGTCAGCCGAGGTGCCGAAGGTACTGACCGCCGAGGCCGTGCGGACCTCCGACACGGTGATCACCATGGGCTGCGGCGACACCTGCCCCGTCTTCCCCGGCAAGACCTACCTCGACTGGGAGCTCGACGACCCCGCCGGGCAGGGCGTCGAGGCCGTCCGCCAGATCCGGGACGAGATCGAGCGTCGCGTCCGTGGCCTGCTCGCCCTACTCCTGTCCGACCACTCCTGA